AGTAAAAGCATTAGCGCTAGTGGCAGGTCATTATCTGACCAAACAAACGGCAGATGAATACAATGGCGGCGAAGAAAAGACTCTCGCTCGCATTGAACGAGCAAGGCAAGCAAAGGCTAAATACGAACAAACGGGTGAAGTGGAGTATATTCCCATTGTAAGTCTCGAAGATCCTAACGCTTTGCTATTACCAAAACCGATATATGAGTGGTACATCCGTTGGGCAAATCGCGGCCCAGCTTGGAATTTTCACGGGCTTTGGGAAAACCGCATTACTGCGATGAGCGAAGCAGAATTATGGACTTATCGTGTCGATGAAACCATCAAAAATCTCAACAAGCCGACATTGATGGTACACGCTGACAAGGCGGCAACCGGGCCGGTGATTCCTAAAAAAATATTTGAATTGATTCCCGCCAAAGACAAAGAGCTTGTTTGGTTAGGGGATAAAATTCAGTTTCAGTTTTATGAAGAACCGGAAACGATCGATAAAGCTGCAATCAACATTGCTGCATGGTTCAATCGCCATGTTTGATTAGCTAATTATCATAAATTTTGTAGGTTGGGTTGAAGTGACAGGATTTTAGATTTTGGATTTTGGATTTGCTTCGCAATGAGCGGAAGGATCTAGAAATTCGTTATTGTTAAACCCAACCTACAATTCTTACAATTACTTTTAGTAGATACGGGTACGATCGCACTCAGCAAAACCAACTATTGAGATGAAATTAGATATTCATATCAGAGCAGCTTTTCCTGAAGAAGACGCTCTCATTGCCGAACACTTTTATCAAATGTGGCTGGATAATGATGTGACAGCAAATAGTATCAAAACTGATTGGTTTAATATTACACTTGAATTTATCGATCGCGCTCGCAAACAACTTGCCTATCAAGCTTTTGTCGCCGAAGTCGAGCGTCGAGTTGTCGGTTCCGTAAGCTGTCAACTTTTTGCTGGCCTTTATCCCCATATCCTCACCGCAGAATAT
This is a stretch of genomic DNA from Aerosakkonema funiforme FACHB-1375. It encodes these proteins:
- a CDS encoding alpha/beta hydrolase, whose protein sequence is MSDQSRRTFVKASAIGAGSFLLSQGIAGVSNSAEAKMQMTETQSRGSYTMERVSFTNDGVEMVGNLYIPDGLTQPAPALPILGPVAFVKEQSPVQYATRMAREGFISLAFDPRFHGESGGEPRRYESPQAKVSDLKAAVSYLLTRPEVDKDRIYILGVCQGTNWAIQATTEDSRVKALALVAGHYLTKQTADEYNGGEEKTLARIERARQAKAKYEQTGEVEYIPIVSLEDPNALLLPKPIYEWYIRWANRGPAWNFHGLWENRITAMSEAELWTYRVDETIKNLNKPTLMVHADKAATGPVIPKKIFELIPAKDKELVWLGDKIQFQFYEEPETIDKAAINIAAWFNRHV
- a CDS encoding GNAT family N-acetyltransferase: MKLDIHIRAAFPEEDALIAEHFYQMWLDNDVTANSIKTDWFNITLEFIDRARKQLAYQAFVAEVERRVVGSVSCQLFAGLYPHILTAEYRHYGYIWGVYVEPDRRRQGIAKQLTTTAVNYLKSQGCTKAILHASPSGLPVYSSLGFSPTNEMKLDLI